Proteins found in one Quercus robur chromosome 2, dhQueRobu3.1, whole genome shotgun sequence genomic segment:
- the LOC126694644 gene encoding uncharacterized protein LOC126694644 has product MHERETLKAYSDRYWDEMDENHDDVAISTFKSGLPTEHGLRKSLTDKLITSVHQLMDRIDKYKRVEEDQLQGKGKEKIIPHKGNDYRSKRYNSNQLRRDFVRQARQTNMQAVNVVFRELVQRVLEKVKNEPFFKWPSKMAKDSSKRNQNLYCQYHQDHRHTTEDYRNLWNHLDQLVREGKLRHLLHPSSGHLGQAVQEPRKDVSLRPPMGTIHVILTAPGRTGSFPSRVIFVARLSTEDGERESKRSKNGNSPVLGFSDEDKIGTIQPHDDSLVVTLRIKGFDVKRVLVGPGSAVEVMYPDLYKGLNLKPEDLMAYDSPLVSFEGKTVTPKGQIRLPIQIGSKVVEVDFIMVDAYSPYTAIIARPWLHALGAVFSTLHQKVKYPSGGQVEEIGGDQAMARQCMVVAISRQSSTEPSASVKEDL; this is encoded by the coding sequence ATGCACGAAAGGGAAACCTTAAAGGCGtattcggataggtattgggacgAGATGGATGAAAACCACGACGACGTCGccatcagcacgttcaaaagtgGTCTCCCCACTGAGCATGGTTTAAGGAAGTCTCTAACTGATAAACTCATTACCAGCGTTCACCAACTGATGGATAGGATTGACAAatacaaaagggtggaagagGACCAGCTacaagggaaaggaaaggagaagatcatcCCTCACAAGGGGAATGATTACAGGTCGAAACGATACAACAGTAACCAGCTGAGAAGAGATTTTGTGAGACAGGCTAGACAAACCAACATGCAAGCGGTTAATGTCGTATTCAGAGAGTTGGTGCAACGGGTTTTGGAGAAAGTCAAAAACGAGCCTTTCTTCAAATGGCCGAGTAAAATGGCCAAAGACTCCTCAAAGCGCAACCAGAATCTGTATTGTCAATACCACCAAGACCACAGACATACCACCGAGGATTACAGGAATCTATGGAACCACCTGGATCAGTTAGTCCGAGAAGGAAAATTGCGCCACCTCTTACACCCCTCTAGCGGTCATCTGGGCCAGGCAGTCCAAGAACCCCGGAAAGACGTATCTTTGAGACCTCCCATGGgtacgatacatgtcatcctcacCGCTCCGGGGAGGACCGGCTCTTTTCCCTCTAGGGTAATATTTGTGGCTCGGCTCTCCACCGAGGACGGTGAAAGGGAgtccaaaagatctaaaaatgGGAACTCACCTGTGTTGGGATTCTCAGATGAGGATAAGAttggaaccatccaacctcatGACGATTCTTTGGTAGTTACACTAAGGATTAAAGGGTTCGACGTGAAGAGAGTACTGGTAGGCCCGGGCAGTGCTGTGGAGGTGATGTACCCTGATCTGTACAAGGGGTTGAACCTAAAGCCCGAGGACCTAATGGCTTATGACTCCCCTCTTGTAAGTTTCGAAGGGAAGACTGTCACACCAAAAGGGCAGATCAGACTGCCCATACAGATCGGATCAAAGGTGGTAGAGGTGGATTTTATCATGGTCGACGCCTACTCACCATACACGGCCATAATAGCCAGACCTTGGCTCCACGCCCTGGGAGCCGTTTTTTCTACACTTCACCAGAAGGTAAAATACCCGTCAGGGGGCCAAGTGGAGGAGATTGGGGGAGATCAAgccatggctaggcaatgcatggtggTCGCCATCTCACGCCAGTCCAGTACAGAACCCTCGGCGTCTGTGAAAGAGGACTTATAG